Genomic DNA from Thiosocius teredinicola:
GCCGATGGCGCGCGAGATGCGTGAGATCGCTGCCGTCGGCAAGCTACCGGAACTGCTGCGCAGTTTTCGCCAGCAACAGCGTGATCTGGATGCATTGCGTGATCGCATCGCAGCCCTAGAAGACAAACCGGCAAAATAGCCCCTTTTACGTAACGACAAGAACACCGCCAGCCAACAATGACGTCCGACACCAACACAGGGAAGAGTACGCCCAGAAAACGCTGGTTACCGCTGGTCATTCTATTGGTGGCCGCCGGCGCGGCAGCCGCCCTGATCGCCACCAAGCCAAAGCCCACCCCCGTGCAGGTTAGCGAGCGCGCCTGGCTGGTCAGTGTCGAGCAGGTCGAGCGGGCGCGCCACAGCCCCACCGTCACGTTGTACGGCAAGGTCGAATCGCTGTGGTCGAGCCAGTTGACGGCCGGCATCACCGCCGACGTCAACGAGGTGCTGGTCGTCGAGGGCGACCGGGTCGAAAAGGGTCAGGTGCTGATCAGGCTCGACGACCGCGACGCGCGTCTGCAACTGGCGCAGCGTGAGGCCGAGCTCAAGCAGGCGGATGCGCGGATCGTCTCGGAGAAGCGTCGCCAGGAGGCCAATCTCGAATCGTTGCCGCGTGAACGCCGGCTGCTCGGCCTGGCGCGCAGTGAGGTTAAACGCCTGCAGGACCTGGTCGCGAAGAAGGTCGGTGCGCAGTCGCAACTGGACACCGCGCGCCAGGCGTCTGAGAAACAGGCAATCACGTTGGCGGCGCGTGAGCAGGCCGTGGACGAACACGAGGCGCGCCTGGCGGAAGTCGAAGCGGCGCGAGCGCGCGCCGAGGCGTTGCGCGATCAGGCGCAGCTCGAATTGGAACG
This window encodes:
- a CDS encoding efflux RND transporter periplasmic adaptor subunit, whose protein sequence is MTSDTNTGKSTPRKRWLPLVILLVAAGAAAALIATKPKPTPVQVSERAWLVSVEQVERARHSPTVTLYGKVESLWSSQLTAGITADVNEVLVVEGDRVEKGQVLIRLDDRDARLQLAQREAELKQADARIVSEKRRQEANLESLPRERRLLGLARSEVKRLQDLVAKKVGAQSQLDTARQASEKQAITLAAREQAVDEHEARLAEVEAARARAEALRDQAQLELERSAIASPFNGRIARVQVSPGRRARVGDPLIQLYDTDELVIRAQIPSRHLPQVRAAIDAGRPLTVHGTIDGIAVEGKLRSLAGEASSSTGGVDGLFTVTRGATQISQGRFLRVELNLPARNDLIALPPEAVYGTDRIYVIDSESRMRPKRVERIGEARRQGKVARVLIHAPQLEPGTTVVTTQLPNALDGLLVRVAEER